In a genomic window of Magnolia sinica isolate HGM2019 chromosome 16, MsV1, whole genome shotgun sequence:
- the LOC131229067 gene encoding uncharacterized protein LOC131229067: MAPGRWIKPEVYPLMAAMTFVTGMCIFQLARNMLMNPDVRINKAHRTTAVLDNEEEGEKYAQHSLRRFLHQRPPEIMPAINEFFSSNK, from the exons ATGGCACCTGGCCGTTGGATCAAACCAGAG GTGTATCCGCTAATGGCCGCGATGACCTTTGTAACGGGCATGTGTATCTTCCAACTTGCTAGGAACATGCTAATGAACCCCGACGTCAG GATCAACAAAGCTCATCGCACCACTGCTGTCCTCGACAatgaagaggaaggagagaaatATGCGCAGCACAGCCTCCGCAGGTTCCTCCACCAACGCCCTCCAGAGATCATGCCTGCTATAAACGAATTCTTCTCTAGCAATAAATAA